From the Cerasicoccus sp. TK19100 genome, the window AAAGGCCAGGTTCCGTAGTTGCATTCTAGCAGGCGAGGCAATCGGCGCACCGAGCGTCATGGCCGACAGGCATTCACAGTGACGCAAACCTGCGATATAATTTCGCGCGGGCGGTCGACAAAAAGCTGCTAACGTCGTCGTTGGTGTCGTTGCTACAAGATGGAAGCTGAAGATACTCATTGGTCCATTTATGTCTTAGTCAATTGAGGACGCGGACGCCCCCAGGCAAATGCAACCAGCCCCAAGCCAACGTGACCAACGGCATTGACGGTGCCATGATACCGCACCATGCCTGCGATGTCGAACAGCGGACGACCGAACGCCCACGCCAGAGCGGGAATCAGCGTCACCACGGGCACGGCCAAGGCCACCATGAGCAGCATCCGGGGACCACGCGCCATGCGAGTCGGCCGACCGCAGACGACAGCTGCCAACTGTGTGACGAATAGGACTTCGTAGACCGCTGCGCCCACTTCATCGCAGTAAGGAATGCCCGTGATGCCAGCGGCGGTCACCAAGTAGATAATGGGATGCACCACCACGAGGATGCGCAGGATGCTCAAAGCCCGCTGGCTCGACACCACCCGACACGATAGCGCAGTCACGGTTAAGGCGCCGAAGCCCGCAAAGGCAAAGTGAGCCGCCGTCAACCAAGTCCAGGGAGCGCCAAACCCGAGGAATGTCGAGCCACTCAAAAATACGCCCAGCCAGAACAAGCTACCAACGACAAAGACCCACGCCACCGCGAGCGCAAACTCTTCGGGCAAGCGTGCAGGCAGCAACCAGGCTCGCCTCAACAAAAAGCTCCCAGCGAAGATAGCCAAAAGCGCCGGTGCCGCGAGTATCAGAATTACGGTAGTGTCCGGCATGAAAACCTGATGGTGGATATTATGTAGTGCATATCAAGTTCATACGGCGACGACAGAGCGTCGCCCTCCATTTGTTGCGTCGCATTGCCTTGGAGGGCGACGCTCTGTCGTCGCCGCTTCGTAGAAAACGCTTAGGCAGAGACTCAAAAACAACCGCACTTGTGTTTGTACGACAACCGAGGCTGTGTTGCCTCAACAACACTACTGTTGTTGAACAAACAACAGTGGTGGCTTTTGGGAAAAACCCGAGTAGGCTTTTGCAAAACAACCGTATAGGAAACTCTATTTTTGCTCAGTTGGTTCGGTTGGCTCCATTGCTTCAGTTGCTTCGAATGGCGTATGGCGTGCCTGTACGCTACGACTTCCGTCCCTCGTCGTACTCGAAGTATTCCACCATGGTTTGAATCTCGTCGCGGTCGGCGAGGCCGCTCTCAGCTTTGCGGCGGGCGACGATTTCTGCGGCCGGGTCGTTTTGACCGCGCTTACGCAGGTAGTCGTTCCAGATGGCGATGTCGAGTTCGCTGAGCTCGCGGCCCGTGGCAAAGCACCAGTCGAGCACTTCCTCATCGGAGCCTCCTTCAAGCGTCTTGGTGACGAGCGCGTCGTAAGGCACGCGCAGGAAGGCCGCGCAGCGTTCATCGAAGCCCTTACCGAGATTTTCGATAAAGTCTTCGCGCAGCTCGCCGCGCGCATGCTTGCGGATCTTGTCCAGCATGCGCGGGAAGTAGATCATGCCCTTCGTCGTTTCGTATGCGGAAATGGGTGTGGTTTTCATAATATTATTTCTCGAAGTGATCGCCATTTGAGCGAACGTTGGTCATGTCGTCAATGGCGGGATGGTGGCCGCACAAACGGGGTTTGCGCTATCCGAATCAACCGAAGTGAGACACGCGGGTTCGTGGAAAATGAATTGACCAATCTGCACCGCAGAGCGGATGATTGGCGGGCTTTGGTAATTGTAAAACTCAACGGTGGATTGGGCAATCAGCTGTTTCAATATGCGGCGGGTTATGCATTGGCAAAAAGGCACCGGGTCGCGCTGAAGTTTGATTGTTCGGCCATTTTTTCTCTCGGTGAGCGGCGCATGCTGATGGACAAGTATCGCCTGCCATTTGACGCGCTTGAGCCCGTGCAGCTCCGGCGTATTGGCCTGCACCAGCGGCTGGGCTTGCGCGATAAAATACCCGGCTTGCTGCTCGATGCGATCCATGGCCAACTCGCCACGCATTCGGCGGGAGACGACCCGTCTTA encodes:
- a CDS encoding YndJ family transporter, which gives rise to MPDTTVILILAAPALLAIFAGSFLLRRAWLLPARLPEEFALAVAWVFVVGSLFWLGVFLSGSTFLGFGAPWTWLTAAHFAFAGFGALTVTALSCRVVSSQRALSILRILVVVHPIIYLVTAAGITGIPYCDEVGAAVYEVLFVTQLAAVVCGRPTRMARGPRMLLMVALAVPVVTLIPALAWAFGRPLFDIAGMVRYHGTVNAVGHVGLGLVAFAWGRPRPQLTKT
- a CDS encoding DUF5069 domain-containing protein is translated as MKTTPISAYETTKGMIYFPRMLDKIRKHARGELREDFIENLGKGFDERCAAFLRVPYDALVTKTLEGGSDEEVLDWCFATGRELSELDIAIWNDYLRKRGQNDPAAEIVARRKAESGLADRDEIQTMVEYFEYDEGRKS